The Mycolicibacterium monacense genome contains the following window.
CCGGCGCAGCCTCTCGACACGCAGCGAGGCGATCGACATGTCCCTCGGCGACCTGCACAAGGCGGCCAAGGCGGCCGGCGGCTCCATCAACGACGCGTACCTGGCGGGCGTGTGCGGGGCGCTGCGGCTCTACCACGACGCCTTCGGCCTACCCGTCGCCACGCTGCCGATGGCCGTCCCCGTGAGCCTGCGGTCCGACGCCGATCCCGCGGGCGGCAACCGCTTCGTCGGGGTGAACCTCGCCGCACCCATCGGCGTCACGGATCCGCGCGAGCGCATCACCAAGCTGCGCGCACAGATGACGCGAAAGCGCGAGGAGCGCGCCCTCGACATGATCGGCGCCGTGGCACCCGTCGCGAGCCTGCTACCCGACACGGTGCTCGAGGCGATGGCCGGTTCGGTCGTCAACTCCGACGTCCAGGCCAGCAACGTGCCCGTCTACGCCGGTGACACCTACATCGCGGGCGCAAAGATCCTCCGCCAGTACGGCATCGGACCGCTGCCCGGTGTGGCGATGATGGTGGTTCTGGTGTCGCGCTCCGGCTTCTGCACGGTCACCGCCCGCTACGACCGCGCGTCCATCACCGACCCCGACCTGTTCGCCGAGTGCCTGCTCGCCGGTTTCGACGAGGTGCTCGCCATCGGCGGTCCCGGCCGCGCCAGCCCGGCGTCGTTCACCCTGGAGTCCGAAAAACCGTCACCGAATGGGAGTGCGCCACAATGAGTCCGGACGACGGTCAGCAGTCCGAGCGGCGTCCCATGCGTCTGCCGGGGTCGGTCGCGGAGATCCTCGCCGCACCGGAGGGGCCGCAGGTCGGCGCGTTCTTCGATCTCGACGGCACGCTGGTGGCCGGGTTCACCGGCGTCATCATGACCCGGGACCGGTTGCGCCGCAGGCAGATGAGCGTGGGGGAGTTCATCGGCATGGTGCAGGCCGGGCTCAACCACCAACTCGGCCGGTCGGAGTTCGAAGACCTCATCGGCAAGGGCGCGCGCATGCTACGCGGCAGTTCGCTCAGCGACATCGACGAACTCGCCGAACGCCTCTTCCTGCAGCACGTCCGCGACCGTATCTACCCCGAGATGCGCGCGCTGGTCCGTGCGCACATGGCGCGGGGTCACACCGTCGTGCTCAGTTCGTCGGCGCTGACGGTGCAGGTCGAACCCGTGGCCCGGTACCTCGGCATCCAGAACGTGCTGAGCAACAAGTTCGAGACCGACGACAACGGGTGCATCACCGGTGAGGTGGTCCGGCCCATTCTGTGGGGGCCGGGGAAAGCCCATGCGGTGCAGGCGTTCGCGGCCCGCAACGGCGTCGACCTGTCGAAGAGCTACTTCTACGCCGACGGGGACGAGGACGTCGCGCTGATGTACCTCGTCGGCAACCCGCGGCCCACCAACCCGGCGGGCAAGCTCGCCGCCGTCGCCGCCAAGCGCGGGTGGCCGGTGCTGCGGTTCAGCAGCCGCAGCGGTAGCAGTCCACTCTCCCAGCTGCGCACGGTCGCCGGCATCGGATCGGTTTTACCGGTCGCCGCCAGCGCGCTCGGCGTGGGACTGCTCACCCGCAACAGGCGTACCGGGGTGAACTTCTTCACCTCGACGTGGAGCCGGTTGCTGCTCACCACTGCCGGCATCAACCTCAACGTGCTCGGCCGGGAGAACCTGACCGCACAGCGCCCCGCGGTGTTCATCTTCAACCACCGCAATCAGGCCGACCCGCTCATCGCGGGCAGGCTGGTCGAGACCGACTTCACGACGGTGGGCAAGAAGGAACTCGAGAACGACCCGCTGATCGGCACCATCGGCAAGGTGATGGACGCGGCGTTCATCGACCGCGACGATCCCAAGGCCGCCGTCGAAGGTCTTCGCAAGGTCGAAGAGCTTGCCGGAAAGGGTCTTTCGATCCTGATCGCGCCCGAGGGCACCCGCCTGGACACCACCGAGGTCGGGGAGTTCAAGAAGGGTCCGTTCCGCATCGCCATGTCGGCGCGGATACCGATCGTGCCGATCGTCATCCGCAACGCGGAGGTCGTCGCCGCGCGTGATTCGAGCACCTTCAATCCCGGCACCGTCGACATCGCGGTCTATCCGCCCATCCCGACCGAGGACTGGACGCTGCAGGATCTGCCCGACCGCATCGCCGAGATCCGGCAGATCTACCTCGACACCCTCAAGGCGTGGCCGCACGGAAACCTGCCGGTCCCCGCCCTCTACAAACGGTCGCCGGGGGAGGCGGTGGAGCCACGCAAGGTCGAGGACAAGCCGGCCAAGAAGGCCGCCAAGAAGGCCGCCAAGAAAACACCGGCGAAGAAGACGCCGGCGAAGAAGGCCGCCAAGACCGCTGAGCCGCAACAGAAAACGTCGGCCAACGGCAGGTCGCAGCCCGGGGTGAAAGGTCGACAGTGAAGCTGCCCGACGACTACTACGCCAGCTTCACCACCACGGACGACGCGCTGGTGCTGGCCGCCGCGTCGTCGCCGGCCGAGGTGGAACTGCTCGACGAGTGGCTGGCCGCCCAACGCCACGACAACCCCGACGTCGAGGTCGACGTGCTGCAGCTACCCGTCGACGGGGAACCGTCGCCCGGCGTCCTCGCCAAACTGGTCGAAGAACTCGAGGCCGACGAGGACCGCACCGTCGTGCCGGTGCGGGTGTTCTGGGTGCCCGCGGGTCTGCCCACGCGGTCGAAGGTGGTGGCGCTGATCTCCGGTCGCGACACCTACCGTCCACCCGAGATCCTGCAGCGCCGCATCCTCAAACGCGACCGGACCCGGGCCCGCGTCATCGCCGGTGAACCCGCCAAGGTCTCCGAACTCCGTCAGCAGTGGCACGACCACACCGTCGCCGAGAACCCACGCGATTTCGCGCATTTCGTCGTCCGCCGCGCGGTGCTGGCGATCGAGCGCGTCGAGTACCGGCTGCTGGGCCCCGAGTACAAGTCGCCCCGGCTGGTGAAGCCGGAGATCCTCGCCTCCACCAAATTCCGTGCCGGACTGGAGAAGATCCCCGGTGCGACGGTGGACGAGGCAGGCAAGATGCTCGACGAACTGGCCACCGGGTGGAGCCGGGTGTCGGTGGACCTCATCCCGAACCTCAGCCGGCTGATCGTCAAACGGGGCTTCGACACCAACATCGACTACGACCACACCGAGATCGCCAGGCTGCGAAGCGATCTGGAGAACCATCCGGCGGTGCTGCTGTTCTCTCACCGGTCGTATCTCGACGGCGGTGTCGTCCCCGTCGCGATGCAGGAGAACCGGCTGCCCCCGGTGCACATGTTCGCCGGCATCAACCTGTCCTTCGGTTTCATGGGGCCGCTGCTGCGTCGGTCCGGCGTGATCTTCATCCGCCGCAACGTCGCCGGAGACCCCCTGTACAAGTACGTGCTCAAGGAGTACGTCGGCTACGTCGTGCAGAAGCGGTTCAACCTCAGCTGGTCCATCGAGGGCACCCGGTCGCGCACCGGGAAGATGCTGCCCCCCAAGCTCGGTCTGCTTGCCTACGTCGCCGACGCGTACCTCGCCGGCCGCAGCGACGACATCCTGCTGCAGCCGGTGTCGATCAGTTTCGATCAGCTGCACGAGATCTCCGAGTACGCCGACTACGCCCGCGGGGGCGAGAAGACCCCGGAGGGGCTGAGCTGGCTGTACAACTACATCAAGGCGCAGGGGGAGCGAAGCTACGGCAAGATCTATGTCCGCTTCCCCGAAGCGGTTTCGATGCGCCAGTACCTCGGTGAACCCGGTGGCCCGATCGCGACCGACGAGTCCGCCAAACGGCTCGCGATGCAGAAGATGGCCTTCGAAGTGGCCTGGCGCATCCTGCAGGTGACGCCGATCAACGCGACCGCACTGGTGTCGGGACTGCTGCTGACCACCCGCGGCGTCGCACTCACCCTCGACCAGCTGCACCACACCCTGCAGGACGGGCTCGACTACCTGATGCGCAAGGACAAGCCGCTGACCAACAGCGCGCTGCGCCTGCGCACCCCCGAGGGGGTGCAGGCCGCGGTCGATGCGTTGTCCAACGGCCACCCCGTCACCAAGGTGGACAGTGGTCGCGAACCGGTCTGGTACATCGCGGCCGACGACGAGCACGAGGCGGCGTTCTACCGCAACACCCTCATCCACGCGTTCCTCGAGACGTCGATCGTGGAGTTGGCGCTGGGGTACGCCGCACGCGCGGACGGGGATCCGCTGGAGGCGTTCTGGACACAGGCGGCACGGTTGCGCGATCTTCTGAAGTTCGACTTCTACTTCGCCGACTCGGCGGCGTTCCGCGAGCACGTCGTCGAGGAGATGTCGTGGCGGGCCGACTGGGAGTCGCAGGTGGCCGCCGGAGGTGAGCGGATCGACGCACTGCTGCGGGAGAAGCGGCCCCTGATGGCCGGCGCGATGCTGCGGCCGTTCTTCGAGGCCTACGAGATCCTGGCGAGCGCCCTGCGCGACGCCCCGGCCGACATCGAGGAGAAGGACCTCATCAAGCGGGCCATGGGGTTGGGCCGCCAGTACGTCGCGCAGGACCGGGTGCGCAGCAACGAGTCGGTGTCGGCACTGCTGTTCAGCACCGCCCGGCAGGTCGCCGCCGATCAGCACCTGCTGGAATCCGGTCCGGACCTCGAGGTGCGGCGTACGGCGTTCTGTGAGGAGCTGGGCGGGATCCTGGCCGACATGGACAAGGTCGACCGGTACGCCCGCGAGCAGTTCATGGCGCGGGAGGCCGAACGTCACCGGGCCAAGACGGGTCGAGCCGCGGTGAACCGCCCGGCAGGGTGACGCCGAACACGCCATACCCTGGGAACATGACCACGGTTGCGGTGAAGACACGCCCCAGCGCGGTGTGGCCCGTGCTGGTGGGCGTGGCCGCCCTGGCCGGTCTCACCGCCGCCGGTATCGGCGCGCTGTCGCTCGCGGACGCGTTGACCGCCACCGGGCTGCCCGATCCGGGCCCGGTCACCACCTACGGGCTGCCGTTCGTGCGGGCGGCCGGGGAGATCGCCGCGGTGACCGCCGTTGGCGCCTTCCTGTTCGCGGCGTTCCTGGTGCCGCCGCAGGCCAACGGCGTGCTCGACGTCGCGGGATACCGGGCGTTGCGGTTGGGCACGGCGGCCTCGGCGGTGTGGACGGTGTGCGCGGTGCTCCTCGTGCCGTTGACCGTGTCGGACGTATCGGGCCAGGCGCTGCGCGACCACCTCAACCCGGTCGAGATCTGGTCGGTGGCGGGTCAGGTCGACGTGGCGAGTGCCTGGCGGTGGACGGCGCTGCTGGCGGCCGTCGTCACGCTGGCCGCCCTGCCGGTGCTGCGATGGGCCTGGACGCCGCCGCTGTTCGCCGGGTCCCTGCTCACGCTCATGCCGCTCGCGCTGACCGGGCATTCGTCGTCGGGCGGTGCGCACGACCTGGCCACCAACAGCCTGGTCATCCATCTCGTCGCCGGCGCGCTGTGGGCCGGCGGTCTGCTGGCGCTGTTGGTGCACGCCCTGCGCGGCGGCGAGCACGGGGACGTCGCGGCCCGCCGGTTCTCCGCGGTCGCGCTGTGGTGCTTCGTCGCGATGGCGCTCAGCGGCGTGATCAACGCGCTGGTGCGGATGTCGCCAGCCGACCTGTTCCGCACCGAGTACGGCGGTCTGGTGCTCGCCAAGGCGGCGGCGCTGACGGTGCTCGGGGTGCTCGGCTACCTGCAGCGCCGCAAGGGGGTGGCGGGTCTGCAGGCCGACCCCGGCGCGCGGGGTCCGTTGGTGCGCCTGGCGCTGGTCGAGGCCGTGCTGTTCGGCGCGACGTTCGGCATCGCGGTCGGTCTCGGCCGCACACCGCCCCCTCCGCCGGGACGCCAGCCCACCCCGGTGGAGGTCGAGATCGGCTACGACCTGGCCGGTCCGCCGACCGTCACCCGCATCCTGTTCGACTGGCGCTTCGACCTGATCCTGGGCAGTGCGGCGATCATCCTGGCGCTGGTCTACCTCGCCGGGTGGTGGCGGCTGCGGCGACGCGGTGACGCCTGGCCGGCCGGGCGCACGGTCGCGTGGCTGCTCGGTTGCGCGACGCTGCTGATCACGACGTCCTCGGGACTCGGCCGGTACATGCCGGCGATGTTCAGCGTGCACATGGTCGCGCACATGCTGCTGTCGATGCTGGTACCGATCCTGCTGGTGCTCGGTGCGCCGGTCACGATGGCGCTGCGCGCGCTGCCGGTGGCGGGAAAGGGCAAGCCGCCGGGCCCGCGGGAGTGGCTGCTGGCCGCCCTGCACTCGCGGGTGTCACGCGTGCTCACCCATCCGATCGTCGCGCTCGCGCTGTTCGTCGCCGGCTTCTACGGGCTGTACTTCGGGGGACTGTTCGAGGCGGCCGTCGACGACCACGCGGCCCACGTCGTGATGAACATCCACTTCCTGCTCAGTGGCTACCTCTTCTACTGGGTCGTGATCGGCGTCGACCCGACCCCCCGGCGCATCCCGCAGCTCGCCAAGCTCGCGATCGTGTTCGCCTCGCTGCCCCTGCACGCATTCTTCGGGGTGGTGCTGATGGGCATGAACTCGGTGCTCGCCGAGGACTTCTACCGGTCGCTGCACCTGAGCTGGCACAACGATCTGCTCGCCGACCAGAAGCTCGGCGGCAGCATCGCCTGGGCCGCGGGCGAGATCCCGCTGGTGCTGGTGCTGCTCGCGCTGCTCATCCAGTGGCGCCGCAGCGACGATCGCGACGCGAAACGGCTCGACCGGGCGGCCGAGCGGGACCACGATGCCGACCTGGCCGCCTACAACGCGATGCTGGCCGAACTGGCCCGGCGCGACGGCCGCTGACGGCGCCTGTCCACAGCGCCCGATTCATCCACAGCACCCCCGCGGGTCCGCACCGGGTGCCGCCCGCCGTCGGTGGCGTCCCGGTGAATGGCGGTACCGGCGAGACACCGTCGGCCCGTGGATCAGACAGGAATCGAGGCTCACCATGTTCGAGACGCCCATCACCGTCGTCGGCAACATCGTCAACAACCCGTACCGGCAGCGCGTCGGCGATCAGGAGGTGATGAGGTTCCGCGTGGCCAGCAACTCCCGGCGCCGCACCGCCGACGGCTCCTGGGAGCCGGGCAACTCGCTGTTCGTCAGCGTGAGCTGCTGGGGCAAACTGGTCACCGGGGTCGGTGCCTCGCTCGGGAAGGGTGACGCCGTGATCGTTGTCGGACACGTGCACACCAGCGAGTACGACGACCGTGAGGGCGTACGCCGTTCGTCGGTCGAGGTGCGCGCGACCGCGGTCGGCCCGGATCTCAGCCGCTGCGTCGCCCGGGTCGAGACGTTGCGCCAGTCCGGTCCCGCCGGAGCCGGTGAGGCACCGGAAGCCCCCGAAACCGGCGGTGAAGTAGCCGACGGCGCAGACGCCGAGGCCGGCCACACCGGTCCGGGCACCGGTCCGGGCGACCCCGACGCCGCGGAGGCGCTGCCACTGAGCGCCTAGCCACATCCGGCCACGCCTAGGATGGGGCCCGCGGCAACAGACGTTGACCACGCTTTGAGAAAGGCAACACCACGGCATGGCCGAATTCATCTACACGATGCGCAAGGTCCGCAAGGCGCACGGCGACAAGGTCATCCTTGACGACGTCAACCTGAACTTCCTTCCTGGCGCGAAGATCGGCGTCGTCGGTCCGAACGGGGCCGGTAAGTCGAGCGTCTTGCGGATCATGGCCGGCCTCGACACCCCCAACAACGGCGACGCCTACCTCGCGCCCGGTGCCAGCGTCGGCATCCTGCAGCAGGAACCGCATCTCGACGAGACGAAGACGGTCCGCGAGAACGTCGAAGAGGGTGTCCCGATCAAGGGCAAGCTCAACCGGTACAACGAGGTCGCCGAGCTGATGGCCACCGACTACTCCGACGAGCTGATGGAGGAGATGGGCCGGCTGCAGGAAGAGCTCGACGCCGCCGACGCGTGGGACATCGACAGCCAGCTCGAGCAGGCGATGGACGCGCTGCGCTGCCCGCCGCCCGACGAGCCGGTCACCCACCTCTCCGGTGGTGAGCGCCGCCGCGTCGCGCTGTGCAAGCTGCTGCTGAGCAAGCCGGACCTGCTGCTGCTCGACGAGCCGACCAACCACCTCGACGCAGAGAGCGTGCTGTGGCTCGAACAGCACCTCGCCTCCTACAAGGGCGCCATCCTGGCCGTCACCCACGACCGGTACTTCCTCGACAACGTCGCCGAGTGGATCCTGGAACTCGACCGCGGCCGCGCCTACCCGTACGAGGGCAACTACTCCACCTACCTGGAGAAGAAGGCCGAACGCCTCGAAGTGCAGGGCAAGAAGGACCAGAAGCTGCAGAAGCGGCTGAAGGAAGAGCTCGCCTGGGTGCGTTCGGGCGCCAAGGCCCGGCAGGCCAAGAACAAGGCCCGGCTTGGGCGCTACGAGGAGATGGCCGCCGAGGCCGAGAAGTCGCGCAAGCTCGACTTCGAGGAGATCCAGATCCCGACGCCGCCGCGGCTGGGCAACGTCGTGGTGGAGGTCGAACACCTCGACAAGGGTTTCGAAGGGCGCACCCTGATCAAGGACCTGTCCTTCACGCTGCCGCGCAACGGCATCGTCGGGGTGATCGGGCCCAACGGCGTCGGCAAGACCACGCTGTTCAAGACGATCGTCGGCCTCGAACAGCCGGACAGCGGCGTCGTCAGGGTCGGTGACACGGTCAAGCTCAGCTACGTCGACCAGAACCGTGCGGGTATCGAC
Protein-coding sequences here:
- a CDS encoding cytochrome c oxidase assembly protein translates to MTTVAVKTRPSAVWPVLVGVAALAGLTAAGIGALSLADALTATGLPDPGPVTTYGLPFVRAAGEIAAVTAVGAFLFAAFLVPPQANGVLDVAGYRALRLGTAASAVWTVCAVLLVPLTVSDVSGQALRDHLNPVEIWSVAGQVDVASAWRWTALLAAVVTLAALPVLRWAWTPPLFAGSLLTLMPLALTGHSSSGGAHDLATNSLVIHLVAGALWAGGLLALLVHALRGGEHGDVAARRFSAVALWCFVAMALSGVINALVRMSPADLFRTEYGGLVLAKAAALTVLGVLGYLQRRKGVAGLQADPGARGPLVRLALVEAVLFGATFGIAVGLGRTPPPPPGRQPTPVEVEIGYDLAGPPTVTRILFDWRFDLILGSAAIILALVYLAGWWRLRRRGDAWPAGRTVAWLLGCATLLITTSSGLGRYMPAMFSVHMVAHMLLSMLVPILLVLGAPVTMALRALPVAGKGKPPGPREWLLAALHSRVSRVLTHPIVALALFVAGFYGLYFGGLFEAAVDDHAAHVVMNIHFLLSGYLFYWVVIGVDPTPRRIPQLAKLAIVFASLPLHAFFGVVLMGMNSVLAEDFYRSLHLSWHNDLLADQKLGGSIAWAAGEIPLVLVLLALLIQWRRSDDRDAKRLDRAAERDHDADLAAYNAMLAELARRDGR
- a CDS encoding single-stranded DNA-binding protein, with protein sequence MFETPITVVGNIVNNPYRQRVGDQEVMRFRVASNSRRRTADGSWEPGNSLFVSVSCWGKLVTGVGASLGKGDAVIVVGHVHTSEYDDREGVRRSSVEVRATAVGPDLSRCVARVETLRQSGPAGAGEAPEAPETGGEVADGADAEAGHTGPGTGPGDPDAAEALPLSA
- the ettA gene encoding energy-dependent translational throttle protein EttA, which gives rise to MAEFIYTMRKVRKAHGDKVILDDVNLNFLPGAKIGVVGPNGAGKSSVLRIMAGLDTPNNGDAYLAPGASVGILQQEPHLDETKTVRENVEEGVPIKGKLNRYNEVAELMATDYSDELMEEMGRLQEELDAADAWDIDSQLEQAMDALRCPPPDEPVTHLSGGERRRVALCKLLLSKPDLLLLDEPTNHLDAESVLWLEQHLASYKGAILAVTHDRYFLDNVAEWILELDRGRAYPYEGNYSTYLEKKAERLEVQGKKDQKLQKRLKEELAWVRSGAKARQAKNKARLGRYEEMAAEAEKSRKLDFEEIQIPTPPRLGNVVVEVEHLDKGFEGRTLIKDLSFTLPRNGIVGVIGPNGVGKTTLFKTIVGLEQPDSGVVRVGDTVKLSYVDQNRAGIDPKKNVWEVVSDGLDYIEVGQNEIPSRAYVSAFGFKGPDQQKPAGVLSGGERNRLNLALTLKEGGNLILLDEPTNDLDVETLSSLEHALEQFPGCAVVISHDRWFLDRTCTHILAWEGDDDNEAKWFWFEGNFGAYEENKVQRLGAEAARPHRVTHRRLTRD
- a CDS encoding HAD-IB family hydrolase/lysophospholipid acyltransferase family protein; protein product: MSPDDGQQSERRPMRLPGSVAEILAAPEGPQVGAFFDLDGTLVAGFTGVIMTRDRLRRRQMSVGEFIGMVQAGLNHQLGRSEFEDLIGKGARMLRGSSLSDIDELAERLFLQHVRDRIYPEMRALVRAHMARGHTVVLSSSALTVQVEPVARYLGIQNVLSNKFETDDNGCITGEVVRPILWGPGKAHAVQAFAARNGVDLSKSYFYADGDEDVALMYLVGNPRPTNPAGKLAAVAAKRGWPVLRFSSRSGSSPLSQLRTVAGIGSVLPVAASALGVGLLTRNRRTGVNFFTSTWSRLLLTTAGINLNVLGRENLTAQRPAVFIFNHRNQADPLIAGRLVETDFTTVGKKELENDPLIGTIGKVMDAAFIDRDDPKAAVEGLRKVEELAGKGLSILIAPEGTRLDTTEVGEFKKGPFRIAMSARIPIVPIVIRNAEVVAARDSSTFNPGTVDIAVYPPIPTEDWTLQDLPDRIAEIRQIYLDTLKAWPHGNLPVPALYKRSPGEAVEPRKVEDKPAKKAAKKAAKKTPAKKTPAKKAAKTAEPQQKTSANGRSQPGVKGRQ
- a CDS encoding glycerol-3-phosphate 1-O-acyltransferase, giving the protein MKLPDDYYASFTTTDDALVLAAASSPAEVELLDEWLAAQRHDNPDVEVDVLQLPVDGEPSPGVLAKLVEELEADEDRTVVPVRVFWVPAGLPTRSKVVALISGRDTYRPPEILQRRILKRDRTRARVIAGEPAKVSELRQQWHDHTVAENPRDFAHFVVRRAVLAIERVEYRLLGPEYKSPRLVKPEILASTKFRAGLEKIPGATVDEAGKMLDELATGWSRVSVDLIPNLSRLIVKRGFDTNIDYDHTEIARLRSDLENHPAVLLFSHRSYLDGGVVPVAMQENRLPPVHMFAGINLSFGFMGPLLRRSGVIFIRRNVAGDPLYKYVLKEYVGYVVQKRFNLSWSIEGTRSRTGKMLPPKLGLLAYVADAYLAGRSDDILLQPVSISFDQLHEISEYADYARGGEKTPEGLSWLYNYIKAQGERSYGKIYVRFPEAVSMRQYLGEPGGPIATDESAKRLAMQKMAFEVAWRILQVTPINATALVSGLLLTTRGVALTLDQLHHTLQDGLDYLMRKDKPLTNSALRLRTPEGVQAAVDALSNGHPVTKVDSGREPVWYIAADDEHEAAFYRNTLIHAFLETSIVELALGYAARADGDPLEAFWTQAARLRDLLKFDFYFADSAAFREHVVEEMSWRADWESQVAAGGERIDALLREKRPLMAGAMLRPFFEAYEILASALRDAPADIEEKDLIKRAMGLGRQYVAQDRVRSNESVSALLFSTARQVAADQHLLESGPDLEVRRTAFCEELGGILADMDKVDRYAREQFMAREAERHRAKTGRAAVNRPAG